From the Desulfosarcina sp. BuS5 genome, one window contains:
- a CDS encoding hybrid sensor histidine kinase/response regulator yields the protein MNSLQANSLNKLPDIEPGEIRDAFVDFMDYAFEGYLLFDKNLKLKLFNKATQAILGLSKKDVGKHITEIAPYLTNTNRLAKYKEIIITGESFAFTNISIEPHNKIRNIKAFKTGDDLGIIINDITELKQIEYDLIKQNVDIHRYVDNLITMNAKIDTGGVFIMINKKAAEAAGFKRSDIIGTKAWNGGWFNYDREIQKRVKKNIAKAALGERVFYEERLNTKAGLIDSEIRLSPVTSKAGVVSYIIIECHDISRLKMAEKKLLAAKEAAEEANIAKSDFLATMSHEIRTPMNGILGFADILLGDELNSDQRDAVETIKKSGENLLLLINNILDLSRIENNKIELESIPFNLEDLICEVGELTKTKLGEKPVEINCFIDDIPAGLIGDPTKLRQIITNLAGNAVKFTEKGEVLLSVSVAKETDKNILLDFSVRDSGIGIPPDKLETVFETFRQVDSSTTRKYGGSGLGLAISRKLAALMGGEMWVTSPAFSKKEKKTYGYGDGSIFHFATRFKKDLSGKTQKMQVDISGLEGKRVLIAENNQAALQILKNIIKKAKMIPVLAKTGAEALKVINNHPPEVAIIDLTLKDMAGTELAAKIDQITGEKTKLIALTPDHIPGSKSSKSKFAGLLSKPVRHRVMINMLRSLFGLLEEDTGKSRSIPIKKEIMAHAVKILYAEDNPVNQKVGEKMFKRMGYQIKIASDGLQALELVTGRDAYDIIFMDMQMPNMDGLQATREIRKWEKTLKKDISNQHTRIPIIALTANAMKGDREKCIQAGMDDYMSKPFKTEDIQKMVHKWSVKEKSFPSAVKSKRIIVVEDEEKIRKSIMRLIKRKMPGAIVMCAGDGIDATAKLGSFAPDLILTDIMMPKMDGIEFVKYIRSHARYDKTGIIVITGLNENADKVESVKNEGVDNLLFKPLANKLIIEEIQKVFARR from the coding sequence ATGAACAGTTTACAAGCAAACTCACTAAACAAACTGCCGGATATTGAGCCTGGAGAAATCCGGGATGCCTTTGTCGATTTTATGGATTATGCTTTTGAAGGATACCTCTTGTTTGACAAAAATTTGAAGCTCAAACTATTCAACAAGGCCACACAAGCTATCTTAGGCCTTTCAAAAAAGGATGTCGGCAAGCATATAACCGAAATAGCTCCTTACCTTACAAATACAAACAGGCTGGCAAAATATAAAGAAATTATAATAACAGGCGAATCCTTTGCGTTTACTAACATATCCATAGAACCCCATAACAAGATTCGCAATATAAAAGCATTCAAGACTGGAGACGATCTGGGAATCATAATCAATGACATCACTGAACTCAAGCAGATTGAGTATGATTTGATAAAACAGAATGTTGACATTCATAGATATGTGGATAACCTCATCACTATGAATGCGAAGATAGATACCGGAGGCGTTTTTATCATGATAAATAAAAAGGCTGCGGAAGCCGCCGGTTTCAAACGTTCCGATATAATCGGGACAAAGGCCTGGAACGGGGGATGGTTTAATTATGACCGGGAGATCCAAAAAAGGGTTAAAAAAAATATCGCCAAAGCCGCCCTGGGGGAGAGGGTCTTTTATGAAGAGCGCCTGAATACCAAAGCTGGTTTGATAGATAGCGAGATCCGTTTGTCACCTGTAACCAGTAAGGCTGGAGTAGTCTCTTACATTATTATTGAATGTCATGATATCTCAAGATTGAAGATGGCTGAAAAAAAACTTCTTGCCGCCAAAGAGGCAGCGGAAGAGGCCAACATAGCAAAATCGGATTTTTTGGCCACTATGAGCCACGAGATTCGTACGCCCATGAACGGCATCCTCGGTTTTGCAGATATTCTGCTGGGAGATGAGTTGAATTCGGATCAGAGAGATGCTGTTGAAACCATCAAAAAAAGCGGTGAAAATCTTCTACTGCTTATAAACAACATTCTCGACCTTTCCAGGATCGAGAACAACAAGATAGAGCTTGAATCGATCCCGTTTAATCTTGAAGACTTGATTTGCGAGGTTGGTGAACTTACAAAAACAAAGCTGGGTGAAAAACCTGTCGAAATTAATTGCTTTATCGATGACATCCCGGCCGGCCTTATAGGAGATCCCACCAAATTACGCCAGATAATAACAAACCTGGCCGGTAATGCCGTAAAATTTACAGAAAAAGGGGAAGTATTGTTGTCTGTTTCTGTTGCAAAAGAGACTGATAAAAATATTTTGCTTGATTTTTCAGTCAGGGATTCGGGCATCGGAATACCGCCTGATAAACTCGAAACTGTTTTCGAAACCTTCCGGCAGGTAGATTCAAGCACCACCAGGAAGTACGGAGGAAGCGGCCTGGGGCTGGCCATTTCCAGGAAACTGGCAGCGCTGATGGGCGGCGAAATGTGGGTTACAAGTCCTGCCTTCAGTAAAAAGGAAAAGAAAACTTACGGTTACGGAGACGGCTCTATTTTTCATTTTGCAACCCGATTTAAAAAGGATCTTTCAGGAAAAACTCAAAAAATGCAGGTGGATATATCCGGGCTCGAAGGAAAAAGAGTCTTGATCGCGGAGAATAATCAAGCAGCATTGCAAATATTAAAGAATATTATAAAAAAAGCAAAGATGATCCCTGTTTTGGCCAAAACCGGAGCAGAAGCACTGAAAGTTATTAATAACCACCCGCCGGAAGTCGCCATTATTGATTTAACCCTGAAAGATATGGCCGGTACGGAACTTGCGGCAAAAATAGACCAAATAACCGGAGAAAAGACAAAGCTGATAGCGCTGACGCCTGACCATATCCCAGGTTCTAAAAGCAGCAAATCAAAATTTGCAGGCCTGCTGTCCAAACCTGTCAGGCACAGGGTCATGATCAACATGCTCAGGTCGCTTTTCGGGTTGCTGGAAGAGGATACCGGGAAAAGCAGGAGCATCCCGATAAAAAAGGAGATCATGGCTCATGCTGTAAAAATACTCTATGCCGAAGATAATCCTGTTAACCAGAAAGTGGGAGAAAAGATGTTCAAGCGAATGGGATATCAAATTAAAATTGCTTCCGATGGTTTACAGGCACTGGAACTTGTCACCGGGAGAGACGCTTATGACATTATATTCATGGATATGCAGATGCCGAATATGGACGGCCTGCAGGCAACCCGGGAAATCAGAAAATGGGAAAAAACCCTGAAAAAAGATATCTCAAATCAACATACGCGGATTCCGATTATAGCGTTAACCGCCAATGCCATGAAGGGCGACCGTGAAAAATGTATCCAGGCAGGCATGGACGATTATATGTCAAAGCCCTTTAAAACGGAAGATATACAGAAGATGGTCCATAAATGGTCGGTAAAAGAAAAATCTTTTCCGTCGGCGGTCAAAAGCAAACGAATCATAGTTGTTGAAGACGAAGAAAAAATACGTAAATCAATAATGCGCCTTATAAAAAGAAAGATGCCGGGCGCTATAGTAATGTGTGCCGGGGACGGTATTGATGCCACCGCAAAACTGGGGAGCTTTGCGCCTGATCTTATCCTGACCGACATCATGATGCCAAAAATGGATGGTATTGAATTTGTAAAATATATCCGCTCGCATGCAAGATATGACAAAACCGGAATCATTGTAATTACCGGCTTAAATGAAAATGCAGATAAAGTTGAATCCGTAAAAAACGAGGGAGTCGACAATCTGCTCTTTAAGCCCCTGGCTAATAAATTAATCATCGAAGAAATACAAAAAGTATTTGCCCGGCGATAG
- a CDS encoding transposase — protein sequence MAKLQSQTPYFYENEIFFNHYDCLRSVWEHGVAIKSACQKFNISRSFFYEIEKKFTDYGLPGLFTFSDSCQQYPDLEQLALLLKKGRPFLSYTSIHRITQSVPITKGLSSTKLISKILQSHGYGISDMKDDFNFWGRIQRTLDVWATFLKTPDRNHNPKKRKATFLIDQDPCHKRLELLRELFSNHKSTSKEVCFRFGVSMPTYYRLIAEYKLYGLWALIPAHSQGKQSLSSELQLAIILEKLKHPKWSPELIIKTHKLKISRFAVLRVIKRWGLDDKNREPVALDEYLDKVSYVEDKPFQPFKSAYHLQSEYTIFNTRRINRHFELICNKMKIRPFQICDPGPFLLAPFVNDLGVIQAFNTYGPIKLRGKEITNLALLNIFRILAGYRRISHLNNNRDRSVALASGIGMYGSTSKYYEDTIAFTFDQIHKLRCDLVARAKELELIEGLQIGFDFHLKEFYGDHSVEKQIGKGPDKAGNMVPSFRPHVAWDLATNVIINIAYFQGGTRAPRIIHQFCEQNILPILDPLAVQELYIDSEYTKEKDFHYYKKVVFKNGDIFICLKKNKQILKLIKPATDSDEEWEPFNKDDEFKAIQVKLPKTGLEMKIVILRDREKKTENIRCFSSTNLQLHSKDILRKYRFRWVIENGIKDLVSSYFIDEIFGLDPVKVEFEFYCVMVARLAYEYFLKELGGQYYNKVDGNKCTLQKMRTLLFEKRNCKIEQDHSGNLILTLLDWQKKGTIEDHVSKMLLSLKEKGKNKTLWWNNRSVFLRAKNQYDFLKSVQ from the coding sequence ATGGCAAAACTCCAATCCCAGACACCTTACTTTTATGAAAATGAAATTTTTTTCAATCACTATGATTGTCTCCGGAGTGTTTGGGAACATGGCGTAGCCATTAAATCAGCTTGTCAAAAATTTAATATTTCACGTTCTTTTTTTTATGAAATTGAAAAAAAATTTACTGATTATGGATTACCTGGCCTTTTTACTTTTTCAGACAGTTGTCAACAGTATCCGGATTTAGAACAACTCGCATTATTGCTAAAAAAAGGGCGTCCGTTTCTCTCCTATACTTCAATTCATCGCATTACTCAATCTGTGCCGATTACCAAAGGTCTATCTTCAACAAAATTAATTTCAAAAATCCTTCAGTCCCATGGCTATGGTATCTCTGATATGAAAGACGATTTTAACTTCTGGGGAAGAATACAAAGGACACTCGATGTATGGGCTACTTTTTTAAAAACGCCAGATAGGAATCATAATCCAAAAAAACGAAAAGCTACTTTTCTGATAGATCAAGATCCCTGTCATAAACGGTTGGAACTACTCAGAGAACTCTTTTCCAATCATAAGTCTACCTCAAAAGAGGTTTGCTTCCGCTTTGGAGTTTCTATGCCAACCTATTATCGTTTAATTGCAGAGTATAAACTTTACGGGCTCTGGGCACTTATCCCCGCTCACTCACAGGGAAAGCAAAGTCTTTCTTCTGAGCTGCAATTAGCTATTATTTTGGAAAAGCTTAAACATCCAAAATGGTCTCCGGAACTTATTATTAAAACACATAAACTTAAGATTTCCCGGTTTGCCGTACTTCGCGTCATTAAACGCTGGGGCTTGGACGATAAAAATCGTGAACCTGTTGCTCTGGATGAATATTTAGATAAAGTAAGTTACGTTGAGGATAAACCATTTCAGCCTTTCAAAAGTGCGTATCACCTTCAATCTGAGTACACTATTTTTAATACAAGAAGAATAAATCGTCATTTTGAATTGATTTGCAATAAAATGAAAATTCGTCCTTTTCAAATTTGTGATCCAGGTCCGTTTTTATTAGCGCCATTTGTAAATGATCTGGGCGTTATCCAAGCTTTTAATACTTACGGACCAATTAAGTTAAGAGGAAAAGAAATTACAAACTTGGCTTTATTGAATATTTTCAGAATCCTTGCAGGATACCGCCGTATAAGCCATTTAAATAATAATCGTGATCGATCCGTAGCATTAGCAAGTGGAATTGGTATGTATGGTTCGACTTCCAAATATTACGAAGATACTATTGCCTTTACATTTGACCAAATCCACAAACTTAGATGCGATTTAGTAGCACGAGCGAAAGAATTAGAGCTCATCGAGGGACTACAAATCGGCTTTGATTTTCATCTTAAAGAATTTTATGGAGATCATTCCGTTGAAAAACAAATTGGTAAAGGTCCAGATAAAGCCGGTAACATGGTACCAAGTTTTCGTCCCCATGTTGCTTGGGATCTTGCAACCAATGTCATCATTAATATAGCTTATTTTCAAGGCGGCACCAGAGCTCCTCGAATAATCCATCAATTTTGCGAACAAAATATTCTTCCAATTTTAGACCCCTTAGCCGTACAAGAACTTTATATTGATTCAGAATATACCAAAGAAAAAGACTTCCATTATTATAAGAAGGTTGTTTTTAAAAATGGTGATATTTTTATTTGTCTAAAAAAAAATAAACAAATTCTTAAATTAATCAAACCTGCTACAGACAGCGATGAAGAATGGGAACCCTTTAACAAGGATGACGAATTCAAGGCAATACAAGTCAAATTACCCAAAACAGGGCTTGAAATGAAAATTGTTATTCTTAGAGATCGAGAAAAAAAAACTGAAAACATACGGTGTTTTAGTTCTACCAACCTGCAACTTCATTCAAAAGACATTCTCCGTAAATATCGTTTTCGTTGGGTTATTGAAAATGGGATCAAGGATCTTGTTTCCAGTTATTTTATAGATGAGATTTTTGGTCTTGATCCAGTAAAAGTTGAATTTGAATTTTATTGTGTTATGGTAGCCAGGCTTGCTTATGAGTATTTTTTAAAAGAATTAGGGGGGCAGTATTATAATAAAGTTGATGGCAATAAATGTACCCTCCAAAAAATGCGTACGCTTCTATTTGAAAAAAGAAACTGTAAAATTGAGCAGGATCATTCCGGCAACTTAATATTGACTCTTTTGGACTGGCAAAAAAAAGGGACTATTGAAGATCATGTCTCAAAAATGCTTTTATCCTTAAAAGAAAAAGGTAAAAATAAAACCTTGTGGTGGAATAATCGTAGTGTTTTTCTGCGCGCTAAAAATCAGTACGATTTTTTAAAAAGTGTCCAATAA
- a CDS encoding HDOD domain-containing protein, with the protein MDRKTILKKLDRIEDLPTLPVIAMEVNKMLRDYNTSIKELSALIKNDQAMTPRILKLVNSSFYGFKSKIANIDRAIILLGFNTISNAIVSVAIIDALSIKGSSDDFDIKNFWEHSVAVAITSRHLAEKSRLCLPEEAFTGGLLHDIGKIILSHYFPSLFKKVILSADENNITFYEAEKKEIPVTHAQIGAIMAHKWKLPDGLADTIKYHHAVKAGANDINLLMIVHVADFISNYFIHSQDAKIDSALINPEAALALKPQLKTLEDWLPGVREGIASACQFFLEKDM; encoded by the coding sequence ATGGACAGAAAAACGATTCTTAAAAAACTCGATCGCATTGAAGATCTGCCGACCCTGCCGGTAATTGCGATGGAAGTCAACAAAATGCTCCGTGATTATAATACATCAATTAAAGAGTTAAGCGCGTTAATTAAAAACGATCAGGCCATGACTCCCAGGATCCTGAAGCTTGTTAATTCATCCTTTTACGGTTTTAAATCAAAAATCGCCAACATAGACCGTGCAATAATACTGCTCGGTTTTAATACAATCAGCAATGCGATTGTTTCTGTTGCTATCATCGACGCGCTTTCGATCAAAGGTTCTTCAGACGATTTTGATATAAAAAATTTTTGGGAGCATTCCGTTGCAGTCGCGATAACAAGCAGACATCTGGCGGAAAAGAGCCGCTTATGTTTACCTGAAGAGGCCTTTACCGGCGGGCTGCTGCACGATATAGGCAAGATTATCCTTTCGCACTATTTTCCTAGCCTTTTTAAAAAGGTTATTCTTTCTGCGGATGAGAATAACATCACCTTTTATGAAGCCGAAAAAAAAGAAATCCCGGTTACCCACGCGCAGATCGGGGCTATTATGGCACACAAATGGAAGCTGCCGGACGGCCTGGCCGATACGATAAAATACCATCATGCCGTAAAAGCCGGCGCGAACGATATAAATCTCTTGATGATTGTGCATGTAGCTGATTTTATATCAAATTACTTTATCCACAGCCAGGATGCGAAGATTGATTCTGCTTTAATCAATCCTGAAGCGGCCCTGGCACTGAAACCCCAATTAAAGACCTTGGAGGATTGGCTTCCTGGAGTTAGGGAAGGGATAGCCTCGGCCTGCCAGTTTTTTTTAGAGAAAGACATGTAA
- a CDS encoding PIN domain-containing protein has product MNVKFFLDTNIIVYSFDPNAPNKRDAARQFIRSALMQQNGCISYQVIQEFFNIATRKFVTPLSPQDCKIYLNDVLSPLCEIFPSVEFYSQALQIADRWKYSLYDSLIITAALQANCTILYSEDLQHGHVINYLTITNPFLEKS; this is encoded by the coding sequence ATGAACGTTAAATTTTTTTTGGATACAAATATTATCGTGTACTCGTTTGACCCAAACGCTCCCAATAAACGGGATGCAGCTCGGCAGTTTATTCGCAGCGCACTTATGCAACAAAATGGCTGTATCAGTTATCAGGTTATCCAGGAATTTTTTAACATTGCTACCCGTAAATTTGTAACGCCATTATCTCCACAAGATTGTAAAATATATTTGAATGATGTCCTTTCACCACTATGTGAAATTTTTCCAAGTGTTGAGTTTTATTCTCAAGCATTGCAAATCGCAGATCGATGGAAATACTCCTTATATGATTCGTTAATAATTACTGCTGCATTACAAGCAAATTGCACTATTCTATATAGTGAGGATTTGCAGCATGGACATGTGATAAACTATTTAACCATTACTAACCCTTTTCTTGAGAAGTCCTGA
- a CDS encoding TIGR03960 family B12-binding radical SAM protein, translated as MTKISKKYAESETGAVRKDWRGRTRIALVYPNQYRVGMSNLGFQTVYRLLNNIEHVVCERAFLPDNGKSAGSRIVTIESQRPVTDFDIIAFSVSFESDFLNILSFLNIAGLPMLAKKRRPDHPLIIAGGVACFLNPEPVALFIDCFLLGEAEVLLPDFCDFFDRLILRSNEGKTSFLLDIAKNLPGVYVPALYRPFYNNDGTFKLFEPLCEAPSKVKKVFLQDLSSVSTCSAVLTPHTSFKKTFLIETGRGCTHGCRFCSAGYIYRPPRYRTVSALQKSIKEGLELTDRIGFVGAAVSDLPEIGALCSEFKNDNIRISFSSLRADALTEDFLSVLKQSRVKTATIAPDAGSQRMRDVINKGITEEDILKTAERLVAKGIPNLKLYFMIGLPHETFEDIEEIAKLCKKIKDVFLKSSRIRGRIGRITLSINPFVPKPFTPFQWAAMDEERIIKKKINIIRAELKKTANLRINVESPRRAYIQAIISRGDRRMAEILLKVVENRGNWPKTLKESQFNPDFFVYRERHNKELFPWDFIDHGIKKSFLRNEYNLAEKNRTSPPCRVGSCSLCGVCPVLM; from the coding sequence TTGACAAAAATAAGCAAAAAATATGCCGAATCTGAAACAGGCGCCGTAAGAAAAGACTGGAGAGGGCGGACCAGGATTGCCCTTGTTTACCCGAACCAATACCGGGTCGGGATGTCTAATCTGGGCTTTCAAACTGTTTATCGTTTATTAAATAATATCGAGCATGTTGTTTGCGAAAGAGCTTTTCTGCCTGATAACGGCAAAAGCGCAGGCAGCCGGATTGTTACAATAGAATCTCAAAGGCCGGTTACTGATTTTGATATAATTGCTTTTTCGGTTTCATTTGAAAGCGATTTTCTTAATATTTTATCTTTCCTGAATATTGCCGGGCTTCCAATGCTGGCAAAGAAGAGAAGGCCGGATCATCCCCTGATCATTGCCGGGGGAGTCGCATGTTTTCTAAATCCGGAACCGGTTGCGCTGTTTATCGACTGTTTTTTGCTGGGTGAGGCGGAGGTTCTTTTGCCCGATTTTTGTGACTTTTTTGACAGGTTGATCCTGAGGTCGAATGAGGGGAAAACAAGCTTCCTGCTTGATATTGCCAAAAACCTGCCCGGGGTTTATGTGCCGGCATTGTATCGCCCGTTTTATAATAATGACGGAACGTTTAAATTGTTTGAGCCGCTGTGTGAGGCGCCGTCTAAGGTAAAAAAAGTTTTTTTGCAGGATCTTTCTTCTGTTTCCACATGCAGCGCTGTCTTAACCCCGCATACTTCCTTTAAAAAAACATTTTTAATCGAAACCGGCCGGGGGTGCACTCATGGCTGCCGGTTCTGCAGCGCCGGGTACATATACCGGCCTCCGCGTTACCGAACCGTGTCGGCCTTGCAAAAATCTATTAAAGAGGGTCTTGAACTTACCGACCGGATAGGCTTTGTGGGAGCGGCCGTATCCGATCTGCCGGAAATAGGAGCGCTGTGCTCTGAATTCAAAAATGATAATATCAGGATATCCTTCAGCTCACTCAGGGCCGATGCGTTGACCGAAGACTTTTTATCGGTTCTCAAACAAAGCCGGGTAAAAACGGCCACCATAGCGCCCGATGCCGGATCCCAGCGCATGCGGGATGTGATCAACAAGGGCATTACCGAAGAAGATATCCTCAAAACTGCCGAAAGGCTGGTGGCGAAAGGAATACCGAATCTCAAGCTTTATTTCATGATAGGTCTTCCCCACGAAACATTTGAAGATATCGAAGAAATTGCCAAGCTTTGCAAAAAGATCAAAGATGTATTCCTGAAATCAAGCCGGATCAGGGGACGTATCGGCCGCATAACATTGAGCATCAACCCTTTTGTTCCCAAGCCGTTCACACCTTTTCAATGGGCGGCAATGGATGAGGAGCGTATAATAAAAAAAAAGATCAACATTATAAGGGCCGAATTAAAAAAAACGGCAAATCTTCGCATAAATGTGGAGAGTCCCCGTCGGGCATATATCCAGGCCATTATTTCCAGGGGCGACCGCAGGATGGCTGAAATTTTATTGAAGGTTGTAGAAAACAGGGGAAACTGGCCAAAAACATTGAAAGAATCTCAGTTTAATCCGGATTTTTTCGTTTACCGTGAGCGGCATAATAAGGAACTTTTTCCGTGGGATTTTATTGATCACGGAATTAAAAAATCTTTTCTCCGTAATGAATACAATCTGGCCGAAAAAAATAGAACATCGCCCCCCTGCAGGGTGGGATCATGCAGCCTTTGCGGTGTTTGCCCGGTATTGATGTGA
- a CDS encoding HD domain-containing phosphohydrolase — MSVKKQHTILLIDDETAITKALSRLFRKGGYKILTAASGQEGLDILHTLKDGAEDPVSLIISDQRMPGMNGAEFLAKSKEIFPDAIRFLLTGYSDMDAIVDAVNKGEIHRYLTKPWNDDDIILQVRQAVKQLELQAENRRLTELTNEQNLELKDLNRNLDNKVKQRTREIINKGRDLLEINKKLEKSFMDTIRLLSSLIGTLNPDLGKYMGHVARLSRKVGVELGFSKKPLDRIEMAGMIHDIGLLGLPEKILAKDEAQMTGNEFRLYSQHPVIAFMCLEPVDSLGEIGEIILCHHENLDGSGFPSGIKGDAISLETRIIGTVADYCKITDMWPRDTKIIMAKTLQYDYVYKEVVLEEPDIMLKKIAKRIIHHGIKHKYDEKVVTGLFRVLSAQEAGGNKRKHLKLNYYDLKEGMVLEEDLRIKDGRLLMSMGTILKQAAIDSIKKVGEHKLIGGTIHVSI; from the coding sequence ATGTCTGTAAAAAAACAACATACCATCCTGCTTATTGATGATGAAACAGCTATTACAAAAGCATTAAGCCGGCTGTTTCGCAAGGGGGGCTACAAGATCCTGACTGCTGCAAGTGGTCAGGAGGGTCTTGATATTCTGCATACCTTAAAAGATGGGGCGGAAGATCCGGTTTCACTTATTATTTCAGATCAGAGAATGCCCGGGATGAACGGGGCTGAGTTTCTGGCAAAATCGAAAGAGATCTTTCCTGATGCCATCAGGTTTCTGCTTACCGGGTATTCCGACATGGATGCAATCGTTGACGCGGTTAATAAGGGCGAAATCCACAGATACCTGACCAAGCCCTGGAATGATGATGATATTATCCTCCAGGTCAGGCAGGCCGTGAAACAGCTTGAGCTTCAAGCAGAAAACCGCAGGCTCACGGAGCTTACCAATGAACAGAACCTGGAACTGAAAGATTTAAACAGGAATCTGGACAATAAGGTCAAGCAGAGAACCAGGGAGATTATAAACAAGGGCAGGGATCTCCTGGAAATTAATAAAAAGCTTGAAAAGAGCTTTATGGATACTATCCGGCTCCTGTCATCCTTAATCGGAACCTTAAATCCTGATTTAGGCAAATATATGGGGCATGTTGCCAGGCTTTCAAGAAAAGTGGGGGTTGAATTAGGTTTTTCCAAAAAACCGCTGGACCGGATAGAAATGGCCGGCATGATTCACGATATAGGCCTGCTTGGGCTTCCTGAAAAAATTCTGGCAAAAGATGAAGCGCAGATGACGGGAAACGAGTTCCGCCTGTACAGCCAGCACCCGGTGATAGCCTTTATGTGCCTTGAACCGGTGGATAGTCTTGGAGAAATAGGTGAGATTATACTTTGCCATCATGAAAATCTTGATGGCTCCGGATTCCCCAGTGGCATCAAAGGGGATGCAATTTCACTGGAAACGCGAATAATTGGGACAGTAGCAGATTATTGCAAGATAACCGATATGTGGCCGCGGGATACAAAAATAATTATGGCAAAGACCCTGCAGTACGATTATGTTTATAAAGAGGTTGTTCTTGAAGAACCGGATATAATGCTGAAAAAAATTGCAAAAAGGATCATCCATCACGGGATAAAACATAAATACGATGAAAAAGTAGTAACCGGCTTATTCAGGGTACTATCCGCGCAGGAAGCAGGGGGGAACAAGCGGAAACATTTAAAACTGAATTATTATGATTTAAAGGAAGGTATGGTGCTGGAAGAGGATTTGCGCATAAAGGACGGCCGGCTATTAATGTCAATGGGCACTATTTTGAAACAGGCTGCAATCGATTCTATTAAAAAAGTCGGAGAACATAAGCTGATTGGCGGCACAATTCATGTATCAATATGA
- a CDS encoding response regulator — MKILIVEDNPVTLALLQKIVEQSGYEAVLADNGQKAWEKIQKTAPAMIITDWLMPGMNGLELCKKVRTFELADYVYIILLTARDGAGDAVEGLKAGADDYIRKPFDHAELKARIRVGERIIQLKDEQNKANAQLLQSEKMASIGQLAAGVAHEINNPTGFVSSNLKTMDDYTGDICELINKYKNIQKAMEESWPDGTMPAALSAQLKEISDYKEEIDLDYILEDIQDLIGDCREGTGRIKKIVIALKDFAHPGKDKLQKTDINKGIEQTLNVVNNEIKYIATVNKEFGDLPIVECYPQQINQVFMNILVNAAQAMEERGVINISTKAENGFVEIKISDTGTGISEENLSKIFDPFFTTKEVGKGTGLGMNIAYNIIEKHNGAIDVQSTVGKGTIFTIKLPIIFNS; from the coding sequence ATGAAAATACTGATTGTGGAAGACAACCCTGTAACACTTGCTTTATTGCAAAAAATAGTTGAACAGTCGGGGTATGAAGCGGTTTTGGCTGATAATGGCCAAAAGGCCTGGGAAAAAATCCAAAAAACAGCGCCGGCCATGATCATAACAGACTGGCTGATGCCTGGAATGAACGGCCTTGAACTCTGTAAAAAGGTAAGAACCTTTGAGTTGGCCGATTATGTGTATATCATACTCTTAACCGCCAGGGACGGCGCCGGGGATGCAGTTGAGGGACTTAAAGCCGGAGCGGACGACTATATCAGGAAGCCGTTTGACCATGCGGAATTAAAAGCCAGAATCAGGGTGGGAGAGCGGATAATTCAGTTGAAGGACGAACAGAACAAGGCAAATGCCCAACTGCTCCAGTCTGAAAAAATGGCTTCCATCGGTCAGCTTGCGGCCGGTGTGGCCCATGAAATCAATAATCCGACCGGGTTTGTAAGCAGCAATCTTAAAACTATGGATGATTACACGGGCGATATTTGCGAACTCATCAATAAATACAAAAACATACAAAAAGCAATGGAAGAATCCTGGCCGGATGGTACGATGCCTGCGGCATTATCTGCTCAGCTTAAAGAGATCTCAGATTATAAAGAAGAGATAGATCTGGATTATATTCTCGAGGATATTCAAGACCTGATCGGAGATTGCAGGGAGGGAACCGGGCGGATTAAGAAGATCGTAATAGCTTTAAAAGATTTTGCACACCCCGGCAAAGACAAATTGCAGAAAACGGATATCAACAAGGGGATTGAACAGACTCTGAACGTGGTTAATAATGAGATCAAGTATATTGCCACAGTAAATAAAGAATTCGGCGACCTTCCCATTGTAGAATGTTATCCACAGCAGATTAACCAGGTCTTTATGAATATCCTGGTAAATGCCGCCCAGGCAATGGAGGAACGAGGTGTTATCAATATATCCACCAAAGCTGAAAACGGTTTTGTAGAGATAAAAATAAGCGATACCGGAACCGGGATTTCGGAAGAGAATCTTTCAAAGATATTCGATCCCTTTTTTACCACCAAGGAAGTGGGCAAAGGAACGGGCTTGGGCATGAATATTGCGTATAACATAATCGAAAAACATAACGGCGCTATTGATGTTCAGAGCACAGTAGGCAAGGGAACGATCTTTACAATTAAACTTCCGATAATTTTTAACTCATAA